From Actinosynnema mirum DSM 43827, a single genomic window includes:
- a CDS encoding iron-siderophore ABC transporter substrate-binding protein: MSGISRLVAAVAAAALALTACGSGGGADAGAPSATGDAASGAFPVTVEHKYGSTEIKAEPKRIVTLGLSDQEPVLALGSKPVGVVDWFKERPYGNWPWTKELWGDTQPEIVGERDDVSMEKIVALKPDLIVAVYSGLQQEHYDTLSKIAPVVAQPKGFVDYGAPWQDQTKHIAKALGKSEKAQELVDGVAKRFADAKAAHPEWQGKTAVVADSFKPGQYSAFAPTDPKAIFVKELGFTLKDEIGTLAGEMNVAEFSEERMDLLEADRVIWLTSDLAAQERVKGVEAYQRLKVTSEKRDLFLTYMDPPIGASMSFNTVLSVPYGIDQVVPLLEKVQN, encoded by the coding sequence ATGTCCGGCATCTCCAGGCTGGTGGCCGCCGTCGCCGCGGCGGCACTGGCCCTGACCGCGTGCGGGAGCGGCGGTGGCGCCGACGCGGGCGCCCCGAGCGCGACCGGCGACGCGGCGTCCGGCGCGTTCCCCGTCACCGTCGAGCACAAGTACGGCTCGACGGAGATCAAGGCCGAACCGAAGCGCATCGTCACGCTCGGCCTGTCCGACCAGGAACCCGTGCTGGCACTGGGATCCAAGCCCGTCGGCGTCGTCGACTGGTTCAAGGAGCGCCCCTACGGCAACTGGCCGTGGACCAAGGAGCTGTGGGGCGACACCCAGCCGGAGATCGTCGGCGAGCGCGACGACGTGAGCATGGAGAAGATCGTCGCGCTCAAGCCCGACCTGATCGTCGCCGTGTACTCCGGGCTCCAGCAGGAGCACTACGACACGCTGTCCAAGATCGCGCCCGTCGTGGCGCAGCCCAAGGGCTTCGTGGACTACGGCGCGCCGTGGCAGGACCAGACCAAGCACATCGCCAAGGCGCTCGGCAAGAGCGAGAAGGCGCAGGAGCTGGTCGACGGCGTGGCCAAGCGGTTCGCCGACGCCAAGGCCGCCCACCCCGAGTGGCAGGGCAAGACCGCCGTCGTCGCCGACAGCTTCAAGCCCGGCCAGTACTCCGCGTTCGCCCCGACCGACCCGAAGGCCATCTTCGTCAAGGAGCTGGGCTTCACGCTCAAGGACGAGATCGGCACGCTGGCCGGTGAGATGAACGTGGCCGAGTTCAGCGAGGAGCGGATGGACCTGCTGGAGGCCGACCGGGTCATCTGGCTGACCTCCGACCTCGCGGCCCAGGAGCGGGTCAAGGGCGTCGAGGCGTACCAGCGCCTCAAGGTCACCAGCGAGAAGCGCGACCTGTTCCTGACCTACATGGACCCGCCGATCGGCGCCTCCATGTCGTTCAACACCGTGCTGAGCGTGCCCTACGGCATCGACCAGGTCGTGCCGCTGCTGGAGAAGGTCCAGAACTAG
- a CDS encoding lysine N(6)-hydroxylase/L-ornithine N(5)-oxygenase family protein: MPQFPVFDVLGVGFGPSNLALAIAVSEHNATASPGQAVTAHFLERQPAFGWHRGMLLDDATMQVSFLKDLVTLRNPTSTFSFLNYLHQRGRLSDFINHKNLFPLRVEFNDYFEWSAAQLADRVSYRTEVVAIAPVEQDGAIAHFDVTSRTADGELEVRRTRNLVFATGLRVNLPEGVVPSARIWHNHDFLARVPALGDPKRVVVVGAGQSAAEVTAFLHERFPAAEVCGVFARYGYSPADDSSFANRIFDPAAVDDYFGAPDEIKRRMMGYHSNTNYAVVDTDLIDELYRRVYREKVLGENRLRLLNLSHVTGLAETPDGVRVTVESLATGRSEELSADAVVYATGYHEADPTPLLGELAGRCLRDPDDRLKVDRDYRVTTSADVEAGIYLQGGTEHSHGISSALLSNTAVRVGEILRSVLDRRPAAIPSQQEYAISGSSSS, from the coding sequence ATGCCACAGTTCCCGGTCTTCGACGTCCTCGGCGTCGGCTTCGGCCCCTCCAACCTGGCCCTCGCCATCGCCGTCTCCGAGCACAACGCCACCGCGTCGCCCGGCCAGGCCGTCACCGCTCACTTCCTTGAGCGCCAGCCCGCCTTCGGGTGGCACCGGGGCATGTTGCTGGACGACGCGACGATGCAGGTCTCGTTCCTCAAGGACCTGGTGACGCTGCGGAACCCCACCAGCACGTTCAGCTTCCTCAACTACCTGCACCAGCGCGGCAGGCTCAGCGACTTCATCAACCACAAGAACCTCTTCCCGCTGCGCGTGGAGTTCAACGACTACTTCGAGTGGTCCGCCGCGCAGCTGGCCGACCGGGTCTCGTACCGCACCGAGGTCGTCGCCATCGCCCCCGTGGAGCAGGACGGCGCGATCGCCCACTTCGACGTCACCTCCCGCACCGCCGATGGTGAGCTGGAGGTCCGCCGGACCCGCAACCTCGTGTTCGCCACGGGGTTGCGGGTCAACCTCCCCGAGGGCGTCGTGCCCTCCGCGCGGATCTGGCACAACCACGACTTCCTCGCCCGCGTCCCCGCCCTGGGCGACCCGAAGCGGGTCGTCGTGGTCGGCGCCGGGCAGAGCGCCGCCGAGGTCACCGCCTTCCTGCACGAGCGCTTCCCGGCCGCCGAGGTGTGCGGGGTGTTCGCCCGCTACGGCTACAGCCCCGCCGACGACTCCTCCTTCGCCAACCGGATCTTCGACCCGGCCGCCGTGGACGACTACTTCGGCGCGCCCGACGAGATCAAGCGCCGCATGATGGGCTACCACTCCAACACCAACTACGCCGTGGTCGACACCGACCTGATCGACGAGCTGTACCGCCGCGTCTACCGCGAGAAGGTCCTCGGCGAGAACCGGTTGCGGCTGCTGAACCTCTCGCACGTCACCGGCCTGGCCGAGACCCCCGACGGCGTCCGCGTCACCGTCGAGTCGCTGGCCACCGGCAGGTCCGAGGAGCTGAGCGCCGACGCGGTCGTCTACGCCACCGGATACCACGAGGCGGACCCGACGCCGCTGCTCGGCGAGCTGGCCGGGCGCTGCCTGCGCGACCCCGACGACCGGCTCAAGGTGGACCGCGACTACCGCGTCACCACCTCCGCCGACGTCGAGGCGGGCATCTACCTGCAGGGCGGCACCGAGCACAGCCACGGCATCTCCTCGGCACTGCTGTCCAACACCGCCGTGCGGGTCGGGGAGATCCTCCGATCCGTGCTCGACCGCCGCCCCGCGGCGATCCCGTCCCAGCAGGAGTACGCGATCAGCGGCTCCAGCTCCAGCTAG
- a CDS encoding ABC transporter transmembrane domain-containing protein translates to MKKVLSDVVTGQWRPVAAAGTLGALHQACEAAVPLLIGVIVDEAVATGDGTRLGLWIGLLGAVFLVLSNAFRFSLRAGELAAHRAEHDLRVRLARRVLAEGGVDRLSGELASIATGDAQRVGRVNAALPTAIAAVVGLLVGAVALLRVSTALGLLVLVAAPLMLGLAHLLGKPLERRSDAEQDRAAAASGVAADLVAGIRALKGIGAEAAAAARYRGTSAESAAAAVRAARSRAWLDGWMLAVTGVFLAVVALVGGRLAANGEITVGQLVAAVGLAQFLLWPLTIFSWVNGLLAQARASAARVGAVLDAPPAVPPGSHVPPAAVGDVALVDVVSGPLRGVSFSVSAGEFVGVVADDPAEASALLALLAREVDPESGAVLLDGVALSEVDGAVRRSALLVASHEADLFGGTVLENVLDGGEHVAEAVAAARVDDVARALPDGMGTAVSERGRSLSGGQRQRVALARALAAAAPVLVLHDPTTAVDAVTEVALADGVRRVRAGRTTVVVAASPALLAAADRVVHLSAGVVVAQGAHADLVTRPDYRSAVLG, encoded by the coding sequence GTGAAAAAAGTCCTTTCGGACGTGGTCACCGGGCAGTGGCGGCCGGTCGCCGCGGCCGGAACCCTGGGAGCGCTGCACCAGGCCTGCGAAGCCGCCGTCCCGCTGCTGATCGGCGTGATCGTCGACGAGGCCGTGGCGACCGGCGACGGCACGCGGCTGGGCCTGTGGATCGGGCTGCTCGGCGCGGTGTTCCTGGTGCTGTCCAACGCTTTCCGCTTCTCGCTGCGCGCGGGCGAGCTGGCCGCCCACCGGGCGGAGCACGACCTGCGGGTGCGGTTGGCCCGCCGGGTGCTGGCGGAGGGCGGAGTCGACCGGCTGTCGGGCGAGCTGGCCAGCATCGCCACCGGCGACGCGCAGCGCGTCGGCCGGGTGAACGCCGCGCTGCCGACCGCCATCGCCGCCGTCGTCGGACTGCTCGTCGGCGCGGTGGCGCTGCTTCGGGTTTCCACAGCGCTCGGACTGCTCGTGCTCGTGGCCGCGCCGCTGATGCTGGGCCTGGCGCACCTGCTGGGCAAACCCCTGGAACGGCGCAGCGACGCCGAGCAGGACCGGGCCGCCGCCGCGTCCGGGGTCGCGGCCGACCTCGTCGCGGGAATCCGGGCGCTCAAGGGCATCGGGGCCGAGGCCGCCGCTGCCGCCCGCTACCGGGGCACGAGCGCGGAGTCGGCGGCGGCGGCCGTGCGGGCGGCGCGCTCGCGGGCGTGGCTGGACGGCTGGATGCTCGCGGTCACCGGGGTGTTCCTGGCGGTCGTGGCGCTGGTCGGCGGACGGCTGGCCGCGAACGGCGAGATCACCGTGGGGCAGCTGGTCGCGGCGGTCGGGCTCGCGCAGTTCCTGCTGTGGCCGCTGACCATCTTCTCCTGGGTCAACGGACTCCTGGCGCAGGCCAGGGCGTCGGCCGCGCGGGTCGGCGCGGTGCTGGACGCGCCGCCCGCCGTGCCACCCGGCTCGCACGTGCCGCCTGCCGCGGTCGGGGACGTGGCGCTGGTGGACGTGGTGTCCGGGCCGCTGCGCGGGGTGTCGTTCTCGGTGTCCGCCGGGGAGTTCGTCGGCGTGGTGGCGGACGACCCCGCCGAGGCGTCGGCGCTGCTCGCGCTGCTGGCGCGGGAGGTGGACCCGGAGTCGGGGGCGGTGCTGCTGGACGGGGTCGCGCTGTCCGAAGTGGACGGTGCGGTCCGGCGGTCCGCGCTGCTGGTCGCCTCGCACGAGGCGGACCTGTTCGGCGGGACCGTGCTGGAGAACGTGCTGGACGGCGGCGAGCACGTGGCCGAGGCGGTGGCGGCGGCGCGGGTGGACGACGTGGCCCGCGCCCTGCCGGACGGGATGGGGACGGCGGTGTCCGAGCGCGGGCGCTCGCTGTCCGGCGGGCAGCGGCAGCGGGTCGCGCTCGCGCGGGCGCTCGCGGCAGCCGCGCCGGTGCTGGTGCTGCACGACCCGACGACCGCCGTGGACGCGGTGACCGAGGTGGCGCTGGCCGACGGGGTGCGGCGGGTGCGGGCCGGGCGCACGACGGTCGTCGTGGCCGCCAGCCCCGCGCTGCTGGCCGCCGCCGACCGGGTGGTGCACCTGAGCGCCGGGGTCGTGGTGGCCCAGGGCGCGCACGCGGACCTGGTGACCCGTCCGGACTACCGGTCGGCGGTGCTCGGGTGA
- a CDS encoding ABC transporter ATP-binding protein, which yields MTRELLPIASPARVRAALGELVAPRWKLAVAAFAVLFAGAAVGLATAPLLGRIVDLVGAGLGAEAITGTVVALAGVAVVQGVCAAVGVTLVARLGEGVLARLRERFVERALLLPLERVEEAGAGDLTSRVTRDVQVVADGVRNALPVMARSALTIGLTVVGIGVLDWRFLIPVLLAAPVQAHTVRWYGGRAVRLYAAQRVAVGAQQQQLLDSIGGAATVRAFGLAGRHEERVRERSQEAVSLALRGIRLLTRFYGRLNLAEFVGLGGLLVVGFWLVQGGSVTVGAATAAALYFHGLFNPINAALALADDAQAASASLARLVGVADGRAEGEDPESATGAGSQAGAASRAGAGGPAGAGGLAGAASRAGTDGPVNAGGPVNAGSPVNAGTPTIGSEDAGVSLAGVGHEYVAGHPVVRGVDLEVKPGERVALVGASGAGKTTLAKIIAGVHRPTSGTVLVGGAPLERAARSVALITQEVHVFAGPLVEDLRLARPEASPADVEEALERVGALRWARALPEGLETVVGEGGRRLTAAQAQQLALARLVLADPPVAVLDEATAEAGSAGARELEVAAARALDGRTGLLVAHRLTQASEADRVVVLEAGRVVESGTHAALLAAGGRYAALWEAWSGTRTGDPAPAAGSTAAVPTSTAAVPLGTNPNPGLRP from the coding sequence GTGACCCGAGAGCTCCTCCCCATCGCCTCACCGGCCCGCGTGCGCGCCGCGCTCGGCGAGCTGGTCGCGCCGCGCTGGAAGCTGGCGGTGGCCGCGTTCGCGGTGCTGTTCGCGGGCGCGGCGGTCGGCCTGGCCACCGCTCCCCTGCTCGGCCGGATCGTCGACCTGGTCGGCGCCGGGCTCGGAGCGGAGGCGATCACCGGGACGGTGGTGGCGCTGGCGGGCGTGGCCGTCGTGCAGGGGGTGTGCGCGGCGGTCGGCGTGACGCTGGTGGCGCGGCTCGGCGAGGGCGTGCTGGCGCGGCTGCGGGAGCGGTTCGTGGAGCGGGCGCTGCTGCTGCCGCTGGAGCGGGTCGAGGAGGCGGGCGCGGGCGACCTGACCTCGCGGGTGACGCGGGACGTGCAGGTCGTCGCGGACGGGGTGCGCAACGCGCTGCCGGTGATGGCGCGGTCGGCGCTGACGATCGGGCTGACCGTGGTCGGCATCGGCGTGCTGGACTGGCGGTTCCTGATCCCGGTGCTGCTGGCCGCGCCGGTCCAGGCGCACACCGTGCGGTGGTACGGCGGGCGGGCGGTGCGGCTGTACGCGGCGCAGCGGGTCGCGGTCGGGGCGCAGCAGCAGCAGCTGCTGGACTCGATCGGCGGCGCGGCGACGGTGCGGGCGTTCGGGCTGGCCGGGCGGCACGAGGAGCGGGTGCGGGAGCGGTCGCAGGAGGCGGTGTCGCTGGCGCTGCGCGGCATCCGGCTGCTGACCCGGTTCTACGGCAGGCTCAACCTGGCCGAGTTCGTCGGGCTCGGCGGGCTGCTGGTGGTGGGGTTCTGGCTGGTGCAGGGCGGGTCGGTGACGGTCGGGGCCGCGACGGCGGCGGCGCTGTACTTCCACGGCCTGTTCAACCCGATCAACGCCGCGCTCGCGCTGGCCGACGACGCGCAGGCCGCGTCCGCGTCGCTGGCGCGGCTGGTGGGGGTCGCGGACGGGCGGGCGGAGGGCGAGGACCCGGAGTCGGCGACGGGCGCGGGCTCGCAGGCGGGCGCCGCTTCCCGTGCGGGCGCCGGTGGTCCTGCGGGTGCCGGCGGTCTTGCGGGCGCCGCTTCCCGTGCGGGCACTGATGGTCCTGTGAACGCGGGTGGTCCCGTGAACGCCGGCAGTCCTGTGAACGCCGGGACTCCGACGATCGGCTCGGAGGACGCCGGGGTGTCGTTGGCCGGGGTCGGGCACGAGTACGTGGCCGGGCACCCGGTGGTGCGCGGGGTGGACCTGGAGGTGAAGCCCGGCGAGCGGGTGGCGCTGGTCGGGGCGTCCGGGGCGGGCAAGACCACGCTGGCGAAGATCATCGCCGGGGTGCACCGGCCGACGTCCGGGACGGTGCTGGTCGGCGGGGCGCCGCTGGAGCGTGCGGCGCGGTCGGTCGCGCTGATCACGCAGGAGGTGCACGTGTTCGCCGGGCCGCTGGTGGAGGACCTGCGGTTGGCCCGGCCGGAGGCGTCGCCCGCGGACGTGGAGGAGGCGCTGGAGCGCGTGGGCGCGCTGCGGTGGGCGCGGGCGCTGCCCGAGGGGCTGGAGACCGTGGTCGGCGAGGGCGGGCGGCGGTTGACGGCGGCGCAGGCGCAGCAGCTCGCGCTGGCCAGGCTGGTGCTGGCGGACCCGCCGGTCGCGGTGCTGGACGAGGCCACGGCCGAGGCGGGCAGCGCGGGGGCGCGGGAGCTGGAGGTCGCGGCGGCGCGGGCCCTGGACGGGCGGACGGGCCTGCTCGTGGCGCACCGGTTGACGCAGGCGTCGGAGGCCGACCGGGTGGTGGTGCTGGAGGCCGGTCGGGTGGTGGAGAGCGGCACGCACGCGGCGCTCCTGGCGGCCGGTGGGCGGTACGCGGCGCTGTGGGAGGCGTGGTCGGGGACGCGGACCGGCGACCCGGCCCCGGCCGCCGGCAGCACGGCCGCGGTCCCCACTAGCACGGCCGCGGTTCCCCTTGGCACAAACCCGAATCCAGGGCTTCGGCCCTGA
- a CDS encoding MBL fold metallo-hydrolase, with translation MEATLELPGLLRLRLDGVAQCYLVRDDEGVTVIDTGTAGHAGPIARWAAEFGPVRRIVLTHHHADHVGSAAALRALTGAPVLAHAADAPVVRGEAEPPPPVLTDEDRPLWEAITPTVPPAPPCPVDGEVADGDVLPFGGGARVLSIPGHTDGSIALHLPALGVLFTGDALASVGGPLRPGVFNTDRARLEESVRRLLAVGADLVCVGHGKPVRTGAPR, from the coding sequence GTGGAGGCCACCTTGGAGTTACCCGGACTGCTTCGGTTGCGCCTGGACGGCGTGGCGCAGTGCTACCTCGTCCGCGACGACGAGGGCGTGACCGTGATCGACACCGGGACCGCGGGGCACGCCGGGCCGATCGCGCGCTGGGCCGCCGAGTTCGGCCCGGTCCGGCGGATCGTGCTCACGCACCACCACGCCGACCACGTCGGTTCCGCCGCCGCCCTGCGCGCGCTCACCGGAGCCCCGGTGCTCGCGCACGCCGCCGACGCGCCCGTGGTGCGCGGCGAGGCCGAACCGCCGCCGCCGGTGCTGACCGACGAGGACCGGCCGCTGTGGGAGGCGATCACGCCCACCGTGCCGCCCGCGCCGCCGTGCCCGGTGGACGGGGAGGTCGCGGACGGGGACGTGCTGCCGTTCGGCGGCGGCGCGCGGGTGCTGTCGATCCCCGGCCACACGGACGGCAGCATCGCGCTGCACCTGCCCGCGCTGGGCGTGCTGTTCACCGGGGACGCGCTGGCGTCGGTCGGCGGCCCGCTGCGGCCCGGCGTGTTCAACACCGACCGGGCCAGGCTGGAGGAGTCCGTCCGCAGGCTGCTGGCCGTGGGCGCGGACCTGGTGTGCGTCGGGCACGGCAAACCGGTCCGCACCGGCGCTCCGCGCTGA
- a CDS encoding peptidoglycan recognition protein family protein, whose product MTDLSRRNVLRGAFAAGAAALAAGTVVRAAQAAPPSGPTALAAGRSARPVGSASTHLSVASNGGRWRTRTASGWGDWRTLASCPAGHENPANARALLPLGPGVVEYEVDVPAGTSVTELSTAGATARSTGEARIAGRSTGKQYFPRSAWGADESLRFREDGSESFPAAYFPVQTLTVHHTALPVGADPAADIRAIYRDHAVNQDFGDIGYHLLIDPQGGVYEGRWSGADQRPVFGGPEGGRPVDGKPRMSNGAHVGGYNAGNVGVCVMGDFTTEPPSAQAVDSLIAVLAAISTACGLDPVGRTDYVNPISGATRSVDTISGHRDWLATQCPGERFFPELAGIRAEVAKRVGQY is encoded by the coding sequence GTGACCGACCTGTCACGCCGGAACGTGCTTCGCGGAGCCTTCGCCGCGGGCGCCGCCGCACTCGCCGCGGGCACCGTCGTCCGGGCCGCGCAGGCGGCTCCCCCCAGCGGTCCCACCGCGCTCGCGGCGGGCCGCAGCGCCCGGCCCGTCGGCTCGGCGTCCACCCACCTGTCCGTCGCCTCGAACGGCGGGCGCTGGCGCACCCGCACCGCGTCCGGCTGGGGCGACTGGCGCACCCTGGCCTCCTGCCCGGCCGGCCACGAGAACCCGGCGAACGCGCGCGCCCTGCTGCCGCTGGGCCCCGGTGTCGTCGAGTACGAGGTCGACGTCCCGGCGGGCACCTCGGTCACCGAGCTGAGCACCGCGGGCGCCACCGCCCGCTCCACCGGGGAGGCCCGCATCGCCGGTCGCAGCACCGGGAAGCAGTACTTCCCGCGCTCCGCCTGGGGCGCCGACGAGTCGCTGCGCTTCCGCGAGGACGGCTCGGAGTCCTTCCCCGCCGCGTACTTCCCGGTGCAGACCCTGACCGTGCACCACACCGCGCTGCCCGTCGGCGCGGACCCGGCGGCCGACATCAGGGCGATCTACCGCGACCACGCGGTGAACCAGGACTTCGGCGACATCGGCTACCACCTGCTGATCGACCCGCAGGGCGGCGTCTACGAGGGCCGCTGGTCGGGCGCCGACCAGCGCCCGGTGTTCGGCGGACCAGAGGGCGGCAGGCCCGTCGACGGGAAGCCCCGGATGTCCAACGGCGCGCACGTGGGCGGCTACAACGCGGGCAACGTCGGCGTGTGCGTCATGGGCGACTTCACCACCGAGCCGCCGAGCGCGCAGGCGGTGGACTCGCTGATCGCCGTGCTGGCCGCGATCAGCACCGCGTGCGGGCTGGACCCGGTGGGGCGCACGGACTACGTGAACCCGATCAGCGGGGCGACCCGGTCCGTGGACACCATCTCCGGGCACCGCGACTGGCTGGCCACGCAGTGCCCCGGCGAGCGGTTCTTCCCGGAGCTGGCGGGAATCCGCGCCGAGGTGGCGAAGCGGGTCGGCCAGTACTGA
- a CDS encoding NAD(P)/FAD-dependent oxidoreductase: MTQAVVVGAGLAGLSAARALTTAGVHVTVLEAADAPGGRVRTDVVDGVPLDRGFQILLPAYPELARLDLARLDLRPFRPGVFVEDDGRHDLLADPRQGRHAWQGLLAQRVLTAPDLARLAALTARALLAPDLRPPDLTTRAALAAFSPSALEKLFRPFLSGVFLEDRLDTSSRFFHLVWRCFALGGAALPARGVQALPDLLAEGLDVRTGQRVAAVRGPRVELEGGERIEADAVVVATDGDTAARLLPGVARPRWNSVTTWYFRPDEPPLRDPALVVRANRAVNSAVISEVVPRPVPVVQVSTPHPLAESDVRAELRALYGTATAGWEVLARREIPQALPAMPAPHPLRRPVRVGGGYVCGDHRDTSSIQGALFSGRRAARAVLTDLGLRERSD; this comes from the coding sequence ATGACACAGGCAGTCGTGGTGGGAGCCGGTCTGGCCGGGTTGAGCGCCGCACGCGCGCTCACGACCGCCGGAGTCCACGTCACCGTCCTGGAAGCCGCCGACGCCCCCGGCGGGCGCGTGCGCACCGACGTGGTCGACGGCGTCCCCCTGGACCGGGGCTTCCAGATCCTGCTCCCCGCCTACCCCGAACTCGCGCGCCTGGACCTGGCCCGCCTCGACCTGCGCCCGTTCCGCCCCGGCGTCTTCGTCGAGGACGACGGCCGCCACGACCTCCTCGCCGACCCGCGCCAGGGCCGCCACGCGTGGCAGGGCCTGCTGGCCCAGCGCGTCCTCACCGCGCCCGACCTCGCCCGCCTCGCCGCGCTGACCGCCCGTGCCCTCCTCGCCCCCGACCTGCGCCCGCCCGACCTGACCACCCGCGCCGCGCTGGCCGCGTTCTCCCCGTCCGCGCTGGAGAAGCTGTTCCGCCCCTTCCTGTCCGGCGTCTTCCTGGAGGACCGCCTGGACACCTCGTCCCGCTTCTTCCACCTGGTGTGGCGCTGCTTCGCGCTCGGCGGCGCCGCGCTGCCCGCGCGCGGCGTCCAGGCGCTGCCCGACCTGCTCGCCGAGGGCCTGGACGTGCGCACCGGCCAGCGGGTCGCCGCCGTGCGCGGCCCGCGCGTGGAGCTGGAGGGCGGTGAGCGGATCGAGGCCGACGCGGTGGTCGTCGCGACCGACGGCGACACCGCCGCCCGCCTGCTGCCCGGCGTCGCCCGACCGCGCTGGAACTCCGTCACCACCTGGTACTTCCGCCCGGACGAGCCGCCGCTGCGCGACCCGGCGCTCGTCGTGCGCGCGAACCGGGCGGTCAACTCGGCCGTCATCTCCGAGGTCGTGCCGCGCCCCGTTCCGGTGGTGCAGGTTTCAACCCCCCACCCGCTGGCCGAATCCGATGTTCGTGCCGAACTCCGCGCGCTCTACGGCACCGCCACCGCCGGGTGGGAGGTGCTGGCCCGCCGCGAGATCCCCCAGGCCCTCCCCGCGATGCCCGCGCCGCACCCGCTGCGCCGCCCGGTCCGGGTCGGCGGCGGCTACGTCTGCGGCGACCACCGCGACACCTCGTCCATCCAGGGCGCGCTGTTCTCCGGCCGCAGGGCCGCGCGGGCGGTCCTCACCGACCTCGGCCTGCGCGAACGCTCGGACTGA
- a CDS encoding endo-1,4-beta-xylanase — MGTTKWIGTLAVAALAALPVVGAPSAPAAPGGGTAEASAPLRDLAAAEGKYFGTAMTVGELADPAYRDLSAREAGVLTVGNELKWDTTEPARGSFDFGPGDQVVAGGVAAGQLVRGHTLVWHSQTPAWVKALEPADLQQAMVDHIAAVAGHYRGKVIAWDVVNEAFAEDGTRRQEFWQLKLGDGYIADAFRAAHAADPDAKLYYNDYNIDGIGAKSDAVYEMVKSLLEEGVPIHGVGLQGHLILGQVPSTVRQNVQRFADLGLEVAFTELDVRMDTPADAAKLAAQAADYSAVVSACVAVDGCVGVTTWGLSDKYSWIPSVFPGQGAALPFDESFRPKPAYDAVAAAFGGGSQAACSAVYRVVGQWGGGFQGEVVVTAGAAALTGWTVTWPLGSGQAVTAAWNASVSTAGGVVTARNASYNGSVGAGRSTSFGFLASGPHATAPTVGCATG; from the coding sequence ATGGGCACGACGAAGTGGATCGGCACCCTGGCCGTGGCGGCTCTGGCCGCCTTACCGGTGGTGGGCGCCCCGAGCGCGCCGGCCGCGCCGGGAGGCGGGACGGCCGAGGCATCCGCGCCGCTGCGCGACCTCGCGGCGGCCGAGGGCAAGTACTTCGGCACCGCCATGACCGTCGGCGAACTGGCCGACCCCGCCTACCGGGACCTCAGCGCGCGCGAGGCCGGTGTGCTCACCGTCGGCAACGAGCTGAAGTGGGACACCACCGAACCCGCGCGGGGCAGCTTCGACTTCGGCCCCGGCGACCAGGTCGTGGCGGGCGGCGTCGCGGCCGGGCAGCTGGTGCGCGGGCACACGCTCGTGTGGCACAGCCAGACCCCCGCGTGGGTCAAGGCCCTGGAGCCCGCCGACCTGCAGCAGGCCATGGTCGACCACATCGCCGCCGTCGCGGGCCACTACCGGGGGAAGGTGATCGCCTGGGACGTGGTGAACGAGGCGTTCGCCGAGGACGGGACCCGGCGGCAGGAGTTCTGGCAGCTCAAGCTCGGCGACGGCTACATCGCCGACGCCTTCCGCGCCGCCCACGCCGCCGACCCGGACGCCAAGCTCTACTACAACGACTACAACATCGACGGGATCGGCGCGAAGAGCGACGCGGTGTACGAGATGGTGAAGTCCCTCCTGGAGGAGGGCGTGCCGATCCACGGCGTCGGCCTGCAGGGGCACCTGATCCTCGGGCAGGTCCCGTCGACCGTGCGGCAGAACGTCCAGCGGTTCGCCGACCTCGGGCTGGAGGTCGCGTTCACCGAGCTGGACGTGCGGATGGACACCCCGGCGGACGCGGCGAAGCTCGCCGCGCAGGCCGCGGACTACTCGGCGGTGGTGTCGGCGTGCGTGGCGGTGGACGGCTGCGTGGGCGTGACGACGTGGGGGCTGTCGGACAAGTACTCGTGGATCCCGTCGGTGTTCCCCGGTCAGGGCGCGGCGCTGCCGTTCGACGAGTCGTTCCGGCCCAAGCCCGCCTACGACGCGGTGGCCGCCGCGTTCGGCGGGGGTTCGCAGGCGGCGTGCTCGGCGGTGTACCGGGTGGTCGGGCAGTGGGGCGGCGGGTTCCAGGGCGAGGTCGTGGTGACCGCCGGGGCCGCGGCGCTCACGGGGTGGACGGTGACGTGGCCGCTCGGGAGCGGGCAGGCCGTGACGGCGGCGTGGAACGCGTCCGTGAGCACGGCGGGCGGGGTGGTGACCGCGCGGAACGCGTCGTACAACGGGTCGGTCGGGGCGGGGCGCAGCACGTCGTTCGGGTTCCTGGCGAGCGGGCCGCACGCCACCGCGCCGACGGTCGGCTGCGCGACGGGCTGA